In Novipirellula aureliae, the sequence ACCCCCGTCATGCCGCCCAATCAAGATAAGATCCCCGCCGAACAGTTGACGACGGTGCTGAAATGGATCGAAGGAGGGATCCTTGAAAATTCGGGTTCAACAGCCAAGAAGAAAAAGCAGAATGCGTTGTCGTTCGTCGCATCGGGGGGCGGTAAGCCAGACGGACCGGCGGCGATGCCCGAATCGATTCCGCAAACCGTACCCGTCGTTACCAAACGCGCGGCGGCAATCACGGCAATTGCATGCAGTCCCTGGGCTCCGCTCGTCGCTATCGCGGGCCAGAAACAGATTGTTTTGTATAACACCGATACGGCGGAACTTCTCGGAATCTTGCCGTTCGAAGAAGGGATTGCCCAATCATTGCGGTTCAGCGGTGACGGGCAGTTCTTGATTGCTGGCGGTGGCGAGCATTCGTTTTTAGGCATTGCTGCCATTTACAACGTCACGACTGGTGAAAGAGAAGCCACAATCGGCGATGAGCTAGATGTCGTCCTTGATGCCGATGTCAACTCGTCCATGAGTCGGGTTGCGATGGGCGGTCCACAAAAAATGTTGCGTATCTACGACGCGTCGAGCGGCGAATTGGTGTTCGATCTTAAAAAACATACCGATTGGATCTACGCGGTCGCGTTTAGTCCCGATGGAGTCCTCGTCGCTTCCGGGGATCGCTCGGCAGGTCTCGTTTTATGGGAGGCCGATACAGGCCGCATCTACCTGGATTTAACCGATCACAAAGCAGCCATCAACGCAGTCGCCTGGCGTGACGACTCGAACGTCTTTGCCAGTGCTTCGGATGATGGAACCGTCAAAATTTGGGATGTCGTTAGCGGCAAAGTCATTAAGTCTATCGGAGCACACGCTGGAGGCGTTACCGATGTTGCATTTGACCATCAAGGACGTTTGATTACCGCGGGCAAAGACAAACGTGTCAAACTATGGGACACGAGTGGCAACCCTATTCGAGATTTCGAACCAATGAGTGAAGCCGTATTGGATGCATCGGTTAGCTATGACGGGAAGCGGATCGTGTATGGAGATTGGTCCGGGAAAGTTTTCGTAGCCGAAACAGAAACACCAAAGTCGAAACAGACTCTCGCGGCGAACCCACCACCGCTCTCAAAGCGAATTGAGCAACTCGAAAGCCAGATCGCCGATCTCGAAAGTGAAGATCCGACGACGGACGAAACGGCAACTCGGATTGACCAGCTGATAGCCAAATTGAAATCGCTCCAGCAAGCGGAGTAGGCAGTTGTTTACGGTTTCTGTACCTCTTCGCTCGGGAGAGAAACGAACTCGTTCGCCAAGTTACTTCTACTCCACACTATGCACGATTAGCATGTTGTGTGCTTTTTGAATGACGCCCGTACCGGTGACAAAGACGATTTGATCACCCCTTTTGATGTCCGTACTCGCCTTTGCCCAATCGCAAATCTCGTCAATGAACTCGGGCGTGTGATCGATCAAGTCGGAACCGATTGGCTTGATGCCCCAGAGCAGTGACATTCGACGAAGGGTCGCCGCACAATCACTAACACCCAACGTCGCAATGCGGCTTCGACTTTGGCTTTTGATCCACGCGGTGTTGCCGCTCTTGGTT encodes:
- a CDS encoding c-type cytochrome domain-containing protein, coding for MNRHLLTLVVSVSCLLSSQADDKITYEDHVKPIFRQHCLSCHNQSDQKGGLALDSYLSLVEGGGSGEVVYDDGDASASRLWQLINHDDTPVMPPNQDKIPAEQLTTVLKWIEGGILENSGSTAKKKKQNALSFVASGGGKPDGPAAMPESIPQTVPVVTKRAAAITAIACSPWAPLVAIAGQKQIVLYNTDTAELLGILPFEEGIAQSLRFSGDGQFLIAGGGEHSFLGIAAIYNVTTGEREATIGDELDVVLDADVNSSMSRVAMGGPQKMLRIYDASSGELVFDLKKHTDWIYAVAFSPDGVLVASGDRSAGLVLWEADTGRIYLDLTDHKAAINAVAWRDDSNVFASASDDGTVKIWDVVSGKVIKSIGAHAGGVTDVAFDHQGRLITAGKDKRVKLWDTSGNPIRDFEPMSEAVLDASVSYDGKRIVYGDWSGKVFVAETETPKSKQTLAANPPPLSKRIEQLESQIADLESEDPTTDETATRIDQLIAKLKSLQQAE